In Fusarium fujikuroi IMI 58289 draft genome, chromosome FFUJ_chr08, one genomic interval encodes:
- a CDS encoding related to integral membrane protein translates to MDPQVKLPSNPDENGAVDILASTVLVITLATSVVLARVYVRLFMIRNLGWDDAFMIFTIALSWAGQGVIFAQLAYGGGKHIGDVDPDVYMTGMKLNFISQPIFLIAICVVKLSVGCALLRIASTKFYKWLILSIMIFMSIYTIGCFFTVIFQCTDIRVLWDPTVPSKCWSQKTLQSLSYTNSAFNILTDLLFAIIIPTPMLWKLNVHFRTRVTLIGILSLGVFACAAAFTKLGYVTNYGKLGDWLWDSRNITIWTSVELNVGIIAGSLPCLRPLFRRFLGSTYGKNSKKTPTTGNTNYGRGTLRSGTMRSGKNWHVLSSGKRGDDETSSQKAINIGQQEYELRDRIASPSGVMNRTTVQTEIEGRSSDESAGNAGYRGQFQSGITKTMITTVEVTKTDSSPSR, encoded by the exons ATGGATCCTCAGGTTAAGCTCCCTTCTAATCCCGACGAGAATGGAGCGGTCGATATTCTTGCTTCTACGGTTCTGGTGATCACCTTGGCGACTAGTGTTGTTTTGGCTCGCGTTTACGTGCGCTTGTTTATGATTCGCAACCTGGGCTGGGAT GATGCCTTCATGATATTCACCATCGCACTCTCCTGGGCAGGCCAAGGCGTAATCTTTGCACAGCTTGCTTATGGTGGTGGAAAGCACATTGGCGATGTTGACCCAGATGTCTACATGACAGGAATGAAGTTGAACTTCATAAGTCAGCCCATTTTCTTGATAGCAATTTGCGTAGTCAAATTGTCCGTCGGGTGTGCCCTGCTTCGAATTGCGTCTACCAAGTTCTACAAATGGTTGATCCTGTCTATCATGATCTTTATGTCTATCTACACGATTGGATGTTTCTTT ACTGTCATCTTTCAATGTACAGACATCCGTGTCCTCTGGGATCCAACCGTTCCATCGAAATGCTGGTCACAAAAGACATTACAATCACTGTCGTACACGAACTCCGCGTTCAATATCTTGACTGATCTCCTCTTCGCTATTATCATTCCAACACCCATGCTTTGGAAACTCAACGTGCACTTCCGCACACGAGTAACTCTTATTGGAATTCTCAGTCTCGGTGTCTTTGCCTGTGCAGCTGCCTTTACCAAGCTTGGATACGTCACCAATTACGGCAAGCTTGGTGACTGGCTATGGGACTCTCGCAATATCACAATCTGGACCAGCGTTGAGCTCAACGTCGGTATCATCGCAGGCAGTCTACCATGTCTGCGGCCGTTGTTCCGAAGATTCCTTGGCAGCACCTATGGCAAGAATTCCAAGAAGACGCCAACAACAGGCAATACAAATTATGGTCGCGGTACTCTACGAAGCGGTACCATGCGCAGTGGCAAAAACTGGCACGTCTTGTCCAGTGGTAAAaggggtgatgatgagacaaGCAGTCAAAAGGCCATCAATATTGGTCAACAGGAGTATGAGCTTCGAGATAGGATAGCGAGTCCCTCTGGAGTGATGAATAGGACGACAGTGCAGACAGAGATTGAGGGTAGGTCAAGTGATGAGAGTGCTGGCAATGCAGGATACAGGGGCCAGTTTCAAAGTGGTATCACAAAGACTATGATAACGACAGTCGAAGTTACCAAGACGGACTCTTCGCCGAGTCGATGa